The genome window TTTAGACCTATCCCTGAGAATGTAGAAATGTATAATCGGCTTTATGAACAATACAAAATTCTTCATGACTACTTTGGAAGAGGCCATAATGATGTGATGAAGAAACTTAAAAAAATTAAGGAAGAGGCTTCAATATATAAAGATCAAATGGTAAAAGAAGAGGTGTAAGGTTATGCTGGAAACATTAAAAGAGGCAGTATTGGAAGCTAACCTTGAGCTTCCCAAAAGAGGGCTTGTAACATATACATGGGGAAATGTAAGCGGAATTGACAGGGAGGAAAACCTTATAGTGATTAAGCCCAGTGGGGTGCCCTATGAGGAGTTAAGGCTTGAACATCTTGTGGTACTGGATCTCAACGGGACCAAAGTGGAGGGAAAACTTAACCCATCCTCCGATACAAAGACCCATCTGGTGATTTATAGAAAATATCCGGAAATAGGTGGGATAGTACATACACATTCCCGGTGGGCTACCGTATGGGCTCAAGCCCTAAGGGGTATTCCAGCACTGGGAACCACCCATGCGGATTATTTTTACGGTGAAATTCCCTGTACACGCAAACTGACCAATGAAGAGATCAACGGTGATTATGAAGAACAAACCGGAAATGTTATTATAGAGACCTTTCAGGATAAAAATCCCATTTGTGTTCCCGGAGTTCTGGTCAGCAATCATGGGCCTTTTAGCTGGGGAAAAGACCCTCAGGAGGCAGTACATAATGCAGTAGTTTTAGAAGAGGTTGCCATGATGGCTTATCACGCATTTTCCCTCAAGCCTGATTTAAAGCAGATTGATAGAACATTACTAGACAGGCACTTTTTGAGAAAACATGGTAGTAAATCGTACTATGGTCAAAGCTAGCTAGGTATATTATCGCGAATTAAGGTTGCAAAATTACAAGCGAAAATGGTTTTTATTATACTAAAGATTAATGTACTTTAATTTAAATGAGTTTATTATAAAAACTATTATTGAAGGAAGATGTTTATGTTAGTTATTTCATCTGTTTTAAATTATAACGGTGAAACAGCAACCAGCACTGTTGAAAAAATTAAGAGTGGAGACAAGCATTTAAAAGAGAAATTCATAGAAGATTATATACCATTTATAATAAGAGTAATTACCGGCATTTATGCTTCAAAAGCAGTTGATGTAAAAAATAGTGATGAATATAGTGTTGGACTTATGGCATTTGATGAGGCAATTGAAAAGTTTGATGGAAGCAAAAGCAATCAATTTCTTAAATTTGCACAGTTGGTAATTAAAAGGAGGGTTGTAGATTATCTCAGACATATATCACCTATTAGCAAAAATGAAATTCCGTTTTCATATTTTAACAGCAGAAGTGATAGTGAGCTTGAGGAGAAATTAAATTTGTATGACTTTGGTTTAGAAGCAGGTAGGTATGAACTTATATGTGAATTAAAAGACTTTTCAAGACAGCTGGAAACATTTGGACTGAGTATAGGAAAGCTGCCTGATTACATACCAAAACATAGAGATTCAAAACAAATATGTATAAACATTGCTAAAAAAATTATTGAAAATAAGCATATATATAAAAAATTATTAACAAAAAAATACTTTATGATGAAAGAACTTTCTAAAATAATAGATGTTCATCCAAAGACTGTGGAAAGAAATAGGGAGTTTATTATATGTGTATGTATAGTGTATGAAAATGATTATGAAAATTTCAAAGCATATTTAGGCATGTTAAAGTAATAACTTCCCCTCTATTCACGCTTTAGAGCCCACTTAATTGCTACAAAATTTTATTTCTAATTCCGAACTGAAAAAAGTTCTGTTTTCCGAACATGTATTATGAAACTGAAATTATTGAACAATGTAAAATACAATTTTTAAAAGTAAGAGGAGAGTTTATTATGATTAAAAGTTTAAAAAAGGTATGGCTAGTAGTTTGTATCTGCAGTATTTTGATGACTCTTTTTCCGGCAAAAAGTTTTGCAGATTATCCGATTTTCTCTCAGCGTTATACAGCGGACCCTACCGCAGTAGAGTATAACGGGCGCCTTTATGTTTACTTGTCACACGACGCAGATCTTACAGCCGGTCAGTCAACTTACAATATTCCTGATATAACATGTATATCAACAGATGATTTGAAGAACTGGACCGACCATGGAGAGGTTTTTAATGCCAAAGCAGATTCAAAATGGGCTGGAGTTTCTTGGGCACCATCAATTGTATATCGCAATAATAAGTTTTATTTGTACTACGGCAACGGAGGAAACGGTATTGGCGTAGCAGTAAGTGACAGTCCAACAGGTCCATTTAAAGATCCTCGTTCAACAGCTCTTGTAACCATGAATACTGCTGGAGTACAACCGGCAACCAATATGTGGTTGTTTGACCCGGGTGTTTTTGTTGATGATGACGGACAAGCATATATGTATTTTGGAGGAAACGGACAAAATAATATAAGAGTTATCAAGTTGGGCAGTGATATGATAAGTACTGTAGGATCAGCGATAACAATGAGTGCCCCTCGTTTTTTTGAAGCTGCTTGGATGCATAAGTATAATGGAAAGTATTATTTTTCATACGCCAGCGATTTTACTCAGGGTGCTTCCAAGATTGAGTATATGATGAGCGATAGTCCTACCTCAGGTTTTACATATAAGGGAGTTATACTACCACAACCTCCAGACAATTATAATAACAATAATCATGCTGTTACTTTGAAGTTTAAAGATAAATGGTATTGTGTATACCACAACAGAAATTTAGGTAAACAACGAGGAGTAGAAACTAATTATCAAAGAAATGCGGCTATCGATGAGATGTTTTATAATGCAGACGGTACTATTAAGCAGGTAGTTCCAACAGTAGA of Pseudobacteroides sp. contains these proteins:
- the araD gene encoding L-ribulose-5-phosphate 4-epimerase — translated: MLETLKEAVLEANLELPKRGLVTYTWGNVSGIDREENLIVIKPSGVPYEELRLEHLVVLDLNGTKVEGKLNPSSDTKTHLVIYRKYPEIGGIVHTHSRWATVWAQALRGIPALGTTHADYFYGEIPCTRKLTNEEINGDYEEQTGNVIIETFQDKNPICVPGVLVSNHGPFSWGKDPQEAVHNAVVLEEVAMMAYHAFSLKPDLKQIDRTLLDRHFLRKHGSKSYYGQS
- the sigI gene encoding RNA polymerase sigma factor SigI — translated: MLVISSVLNYNGETATSTVEKIKSGDKHLKEKFIEDYIPFIIRVITGIYASKAVDVKNSDEYSVGLMAFDEAIEKFDGSKSNQFLKFAQLVIKRRVVDYLRHISPISKNEIPFSYFNSRSDSELEEKLNLYDFGLEAGRYELICELKDFSRQLETFGLSIGKLPDYIPKHRDSKQICINIAKKIIENKHIYKKLLTKKYFMMKELSKIIDVHPKTVERNREFIICVCIVYENDYENFKAYLGMLK
- a CDS encoding family 43 glycosylhydrolase; protein product: MIKSLKKVWLVVCICSILMTLFPAKSFADYPIFSQRYTADPTAVEYNGRLYVYLSHDADLTAGQSTYNIPDITCISTDDLKNWTDHGEVFNAKADSKWAGVSWAPSIVYRNNKFYLYYGNGGNGIGVAVSDSPTGPFKDPRSTALVTMNTAGVQPATNMWLFDPGVFVDDDGQAYMYFGGNGQNNIRVIKLGSDMISTVGSAITMSAPRFFEAAWMHKYNGKYYFSYASDFTQGASKIEYMMSDSPTSGFTYKGVILPQPPDNYNNNNHAVTLKFKDKWYCVYHNRNLGKQRGVETNYQRNAAIDEMFYNADGTIKQVVPTVDGLKQLKYVDPYVKNTAVNMYKESGTETEAFSEGGRNVSSIQNGDWIQIKGVDFGTSGAASFDARVASSTQGGNIEIRLDSQTGKLVGTCKVDGTGGWQTWTTKTCSVSGATGVHDVFFKFTGGSDYLFNFGWWKFNQTLSTPTPTSTPTPTSTPTNIPTTKPILTGDINGDGIVNMSDVILLALSFNSVKGDLKYKPAYDLNNDGVINMQEVIIIAVNFNAVLK